One Nostoc sp. CENA543 genomic window, CAATTATCAATTCAATTCTATTAAGAGTAGTGGCTCCATTTACCTAAAAAATAGTTGATTTTATCCTAGTAGGAAAATTTATTCATGAAAAAATTTTTTAAGCAGCCAGTTATGTGGTTTTGTACAACAATTTTGCTAGTTTCTACTCTGTTTGCTTGTCAAACTCAACAAGCAGCAGAGTTATCGGAAACGCCTTTAGCAAATCCTGTACAAACATCTGCACCTGTGGTAAATACACGCCCTGTAGCTTTTGTAGATCGCCAGTTAAGCACTAATCCTGCTGAGTTACCGCCATTACCTTATGCTTATAATGCCCTAGAAAAAGCAATTGATGCAGAAACAATGAAGCTGCATCATGACAGGCATCATGCAACTTATGTCAATAACCTCAACAATGCTTTAAAAAAATATCCACAACTACAAAACAGCAGCGTGGAAGCTTTGCTTCAGGATTTGAATAGCATTCCTGAAGATATTCGGACAACAGTACGAAATAATGGCGGAGGTCATCTTAACCATACAATCTTTTGGCAAATTATGAGTCCTGATGGTGGGGGAGAACCTACAGGAGAAATTGCCCAAGAAATTAATCAAAGCTTTGGTAGTTTTGATGCTTTTAGAAAACAGTTTAATGAGGCAGGAGGCGATCGCTTTGGTAGTGGTTGGGTTTGGTTAGTCCGAAACGCCCAAGGTCAATTGCAAATCACCTCAACACTCAATCAAGATAATCCCATCTCTGATGGAGCATATCCGATTATGGGAAATGATGTCTGGGAACACGCTTATTATCTGAGATACCAAAATCGCCGTGCCGATTATTTAAATAATTGGTGGAATGTGGTCAACTGGACGGAAGTAAATAGACGCGCCCAAGCTTCACGCCAAAACAGTTAGAGTTGTTCGGGGATGCCTTCATTCTTCAGCCATTTATAAATTTGCATCAAGGAGGTGTCTTTTGGCAGAGAATCCGCCTTCCTCTTTCCCACAAACGAGGATTTCCCGACAAGAACTTGTAGACTTAGTGCGTTCTCAATTAGAAGCACTACTACAACAAGAAAACTTTCAAGGTGCAAAAGCTTTATTAGTACCTGTACAACCTGCGGATATTGCCCAAGCTATCGAGTATCTGCCAGAAAAAATGCAGGCGATCGCTTTCCGCTTACTATCAAAACAGGAAGCGATCGAAGTCTATGAATATCTCGATTCTAGTGTGCAGCAGTCCTTGATTGCAGAATTTAAGCATCAAGAAGTTCTCGACGTAATAGATAAGATGTCGCCAGATGACAGAGCGCGACTATTTGACGAGTTACCCGCTAAAGTCGTCCAACGTCTACTGCAACAACTCAGCCCAACTGAACGTGAAGCTACTGCCCTGATTTTAGGCTATAAAGAGGCTACGGCTGGGCGGATCATGACCACAGAATATCTTTCTGTGAAGGAGGATTTAACAGTTACCCAAGCCATTGAGAGAATTCGCGCTTTAGCTAGTACCAGCGAAATGATCTACTATCTCTATGTGACTGATAGAGAACGTCGCCTCACTGGGACTGTGTCTTTTCGAGATTTAGTGATTGCCCAGCCAGAGCAAAGGCTGGGCGAAATTATGACCCGTGATTTGGTATTAGTCCACACAGATACAGACCAAGAAGAAGTAGCGCAAACTATCCAACGCTACGACTTAGTAGCTTTGCCTGTAGTCGATACGGAAGAACGTCTAGTCGGGATTGTAACTGTGGATGATGTGCTGGATGTTTTAGAGCAAGAAACCACAGAAGATATTTACAAGCTAGGTGGGTTAGAGGCTGGAGGCGATAGCTATTTCCAGACAGACGTATTGACAGCAGCTCGTAAACGGGTTGTGTGGTTGTTTGTTTTGTTAATTGCTAATACTGGCACGACTGCTGTGATTAGCTCTCAGGAGGGTGTTTTAGAAAAAGTTGTGGCTTTAGCTGCCTTTATTCCCTTGTTGATTGACGCAGGCGGAAATGTCGGAGCGCAGTCATCAACTGTGGTGATTCGAGGTCTGAATCTCAAGGAAGTTGGCATCAAAAAAGCTTTGCAGGTGATTACACGAGAAACTATAACTGGCGTGCTATTAGGACTAATGCTAGGTATAGCAGTGATTTTCTGGGCTTACTTCCTAGAAGGTAATTTGCAAATAGCAATTACTGTAGGGACGAGTTTATTAGCGATCGTGATTTTAGCGGCTATTTCTGGTTCTGGCTTACCTTTTTTATTTGGTGCCATTGGTTTAGATCCAGCCTTGATGTCAGCCCCGTTTATTACCTCTGTAGTGGATGTTTTAGGAGTCTTTATTTATCTCATGCTGGCAAGAGCAATTTTACAAATTTGAGGCTAAATTCAGCTGCTTCAGGCAGACCAAGCTTCGCGGAAGTCAGCGTATAGGGTTAGTCCACCATCAATAAATAGGGTTTGTCCCGTGATATATGCGGCTTCGTCAGAGGCTAAAAAGGCTACGGCTGCTGCCATTTCTGCCGATGTTCCCGCACGACCCATCGGGATATGACTTTCAACAACTGCTTTCTTGTCTGGGTCGTCTATCCAATCTTCATTGATGGGGGTAATGGTTGCTCCTGGTGCGATCGCATTTACCCGAATCCCTCGGTTAGCATATTCCAAGGCCAAAGTTTTGGTCATATTTTCCATGCCGCCTTTGCTGATGGAGTAGCTGACATACATCGGTCGGGGAATAATTTCGTGAACGCTGGAAATATTAATGATGATTCCCGGCCGATTTTGGGCGAGAAATTGTTTGATGGTTTCACGGGCGCAGATATAAGCCCCACGCAGATTTACCCCAATCACTCGGTCGAAGTCTTCTGTTTTGACTTCGTGGGATGGGCCTTCGGTTTGAACGCCGGCATTATTAATCAAAATATCAATACTGCCCCATTTGTCAACTACCGTATTGACCATTTCCACAATGTCTTCTTCTTGGGAGACATCCCCTTGTATCAGTAGAGACTGAACACCACAGTTATTGACATCGCCACAAGCTTTTTGCATAGCGATTTCTTCTGTATCTTCCGCACCTTCCGGGCTTTTGCGGTAATTGATGGCGATATTGCAACCTTCTTGAGCTAGGCGAATGGCGATCGCTTGTCCAATCCCTGAACTGCCACCTGTAATCAAGGCATTTTTCCCTTTTAATCCTTTCATGGTATTTTTCCTTTATTTAGTAATACGGAGAATCTTGTCCCGTTGTTGTGGGCAATTGCCTCGGCCATCGCAGTTACTAGTTGTCACATATAATTCACCATCTGGCCCCATAATTGCCTCTCGCAGTCGTCCATATTTACCTTGTAAATACACCTCATGACGCTCGACTTGTTGGGGAGATTGAGGATTGAAGACGACGCGCTGCAAGTGTTCTGAACGAAGCGTGGCAATAATCAAGCTACCTTTCCATTCAGGAATAGCATTACCTGTATAAATTGCTGCTCCCCCAGGCGGCAGAGCTTCACGCCAAACAATCGAGGGAGTCACAAATCCTTCTCCTGATTCACAACGGTAGATAGTAGGCCAGCCAAGGTTATCGCCTGCTCTGGCTAGACTGAGTTTATCGTGACCTCTTCTGCCTAAATCGCCGCTAGGGCCGTGGTCTGTTACCCATAGGGTTGATTGATCCCGCCAATCAAACCCCTGAGTGTTGCGAATTCCAGTGATATATACAGGATTTTTCTCAAAGGGATTGTCTTGTGGTACTTGTCCATCAGGAGTCACACGCAGAATTTTTCCAGCTAGGCTATTAACATCCTGGGAAATTTGTGGATTCCTAGCATCGCCAGTCCCGATGTATAACATTCCATCAGGGCCAAAGCGAATGCGACCCCCATTGTGAAATTGCGCTACAGGAATATCGTCAACAATTACCCTATCTGGTGAAGCACTGAGTCCGTTCTCAGATAGTCGCCATCGTTCAACACGATTCACCTGCGAACCATTTCTATCAGCAGTATAGTAAACGTAAAAAAATCTGTTTTCGGCAAAGTTGGGATGAGTTGCAATCCCCAGTAAACCATCTTCGCCGCTCTCAGTAACATTAATTGTAGCTACTGGCTGAGAAACAAGTTTACCATCCCGCACCAGGCGAACTCGTCCAGGGCGTTCAGTCACTAACATATCTCGATTTGGCAGAAAAGCGATTCCCCAAGGGACTTCTAAACCTGTTACTACTTCTTCAGCACGCAGATTTACCTTTCCTGGCGAACCGAAGCCATTTTCTACGAGAGTGCAGGCTTGATTGTTAGCAGTAGTTTGTTGACTAATTGGTGCGGCTGCTTGCGTTTCTTGATTGCTATTATCTGCGGACTCAGTTGTGGGTAAGTTACAAGCAGAAAGTCCCAGCAAAACCATGCCAAAAAGTAATTTTTTAGCAAGAGGGTTTCTCAGTTGCATGATTTATTCTCTCCAAAAAATCGCTGCTTGCATGGTCTAGTATCTAGCTTATGTTAAGTTTTTGAAACCATGACAAATTTAATGTCTACTGGTAGTAATAACCATCAATATTGTATTTTACACTAAGCAATAAAACCTCCATCTATGGGTTTATATCAAATAAATTTACTATGATCAAAATAGATTTATCAAGCAATTTCATACTAGCAATTTTCGATAAATATTAGGTTTAATTCCTATTTGTCAAAATTATTCCATCTCAAAACTAATTAGTTCTAAATGGCTAGGATTAGCCATTAACTCTTTTGCTACTATGAATGCAGCAATCGTCCAAGCTTGATATTGTCTAGATTGTTTACCAATGAGACGAGCATTCTTACCGTCGTAGTATTCTGGCCATCCATCCTGACGTAAACGTTTTTCTGCAATATCAATAGCTTTTTCGGCAATGTCTAAACGATTTGTTTTGTGCGCTGCTGCTGTAAGTAACCACAATAAAACCGGCCAATTCCCACCGTTGTGATAAGACCAAGGCATATTTTTGGGATCGCTACCTGTGATAATTTGCCAATCTCTACCTTCTAGGGCTGGATAACAGAGTTTCATGGGCATATATCCAATTAAATCTTGCCAACGATACTCAATGAGATTCATAATTTTTTGAGATTCTGCTTCACTGGCTAAAGCAGTGATAATTGCCATAAGATTTCCCAGTGCAAAGAACCGAAAATCCATCCGTCCAGGGCCAAGATTACCCGCTAGATAACCACCATTATCCGGTAGCCATTCTGTTAACCAATCAGGAATTGATTCAGGATAAATATTAAATCTATTGGCTATTTCTTGACCAAATTCATCACCCTTAAAACGATAAATTTCATTTAAACGATTTAAATCAATCCAGTAATATTCTCGCAAATGATAGGTAAGAGGTTGTAAACGTTGAGTTACGCTATTGGAACAAGAAAGGTTAGCATCATTTGGGAGCAGAAGTTCCTTAGCTGCACGTAAAGCCGCATAAAATAGCACTTGAATTTCTAGAGGATGTTCATAGACTCCCATACGTCGGTCAATCATAAAAGCACCATCGGGAACTAACATTGTGGGGTACATAGCAAACCGATGTGCAAGACACATTTCTAAAATTAATTTGATTCCCTGTTGAAATTCACTTTGGTGAGCCAGTGCAGTATCACCTGTAGCTTTTACATAAGCCCGTAGTAAAATAATCCACCACAAGCAAGAATCAACAGGTGGAACTCTAGCGATCGCGTGTTCTCCAAAATCAGCAGTTAAATACTCTTCACCATCTTTAACCACTACTTTAAAACTAGCTGGCATGAGTCCTGGCCCTGGTTTAAAGGAATCCATTTGCGGTTCATGACTCTGTAAATGCAAAGTTCCAATCAAGAAATTACGGACAATTTCCGGTTTACCACTAATCAAAAAAGCCAACGCTGATAAGACAAAATCCCGAACAAAACATTGGTCATAATTTAGTGCATCTGACCCAGCTTCTAAAGCTGCTACTGTACCAATCGGACGATTACGATAATAAATAATTGACTTTTCTATTAATGTCCAAGCTTCGGCAATTAAATCATGTTTTGTTTTCATGATTGACAGTATCTCCTTAATCACTGCTACATCTTTATGGAAGTTGAGAAACAGGAGGATATAATATTTCGCGCTCTATATTTGTTTCTCTTGGGCCGGGACGATATTGCAACCAAGCAAACAAAGCCGCAGTACCAAGAAAAATCAAGGTGATAGCTGCTACTAATTGCAGCATGATACTGTAACGCATACAAAGATTTCCGCAATTTATATTTTGTGTATTAAAATCAAGATTTTATCGTCAATCAAGTACAAATATTATGAGTGCATTTATCAAATAACATCTCGATTGAAAATATCTAAATCAAGTATGACCGATCAAATAGCAACCTGTAAATTAAGTTAAACAAGGTTGTAATGTTCCATATGGATGTGAGTGACAGGTACTTCTAATTCATGTAAAGCTCTCTCTACTTGATCCATCATTTTTGGTACAGCACAAATGAAGTAATTTCGAGTTGCCGGACGCTTAGGAATGTAGCGTTCTAGTATTTCCTGATCAATATAGCCCCTTTCTCCTGACCAATCTTCAGGAGGTTCTTTGAGAACGTGAATAACTGTTAGGTCTAATTGTTTTTTTAAGTCTTCAATTTCTTCTCGATAAGTGATATCTTCCCAAGTTTTACTGGCGTAAATTAAGAGTAAGGGACGCTCATCTTGACGGTCTGCTAAGGTAAACAGCATACTGATGATTGGTGTGATGCCGATACCACCAGCAATAAACACAAACCCGGCAGTATTTTCATAGCGGTCTGTGGTGAAAACTCCGTAAGGGCCATCAAGAAAGGCTTTAGTGCCTGGTTGCACATCTTTGATGGTGTTTGTAAAGTCTCCTAAAGCCTTAATACCAAACTGAATGCGTTGGCTACTCCCGCCGCAGGCATCGCTATGTTCTGCACTAGAAGCAAAAGAAAATGGATGTTCCCGCATTCTAAAGGGCGAAATTTCTAAAGTTAACCAAGCAAATTGACCTGGTTGGAAATTAATGCCTGCGTGTCCTCTGGGACGCAAGACTAAATTCCACACATTGCCTCTTTGGGGAATCACAGCTTCGACTAAGTAAGGTTTTTTCTGCATAAAGTAAGGCTTAACTAAGCGGACATAAACCAACAACCACAATGCCGCTATGGCAATCCCACTCCAAATCACTGCTTTCCAAAATAGTCCTAAGTAATTAGCCACACCCAAGGCGTGTCCCAAGCCAAAAGTAACGATAATCACAGCTAAGGTGCCATGAGCTATACGCCAAGGTTCATAGGGAATGTTCAGTTGTTTGCGCCAAATGGAAGTAATAATAATTGCCATGAGTGCCAAAGTAGCTATTACTGCCGCCCTAGCTCGCCACGGTGCTGTCAAGAAATTCAATAGTTGTAGCGTCTCTGGATTATTAATAAACAAAATTATAGGGTGAGCCAGAATGAAGAAGAAAGCTACTATTGAGGTGTAGCGGTGAAACTGAAGAATTAAGTCTACACCGTAGGAAGCTTCAATGCGATTAATCCTAGCAGTCAGAGCAAATTGCATTGCCATCATTGCTAAACCAATGAAACCCAAAGCCGCAGAAAATTCTAATAAAAAACTACGTTCATCGCTGGGTGTAGGTGGATATAAAAGTAATATCAATAGGGGAAACAAGATAATCACAATATATGCAGCTATCCAAGATGCCCCTATAACTATGGGATTCTTCATCAATAGACTTCTCATCAGCCCATACCTCTTAGCTTGATTGTGGCGATACAATTTGCGATAACCTGTTTATTTCCGGCTAGTTCACCGTCAAAATGCCAAAAACTGCGGCTGTAATTAACAATTTCCGCAAGTTTTCCTTTTCGGCTCCTGTCAGCTTATTTTTATTATTTGTGATGAATGTGAGTAAAAAGTGACAATTACTATGCTGTTACTGATTTTGCTCACTGAGGACTTGCTGCTCTGTTTCCTCTAACTTCTTCAATCTCACCAACTTCAAAAATTAAAGTAAACGGTTGACCCATTTCTTTGGCTAAAAAGTCTTCTAACAGCGTCACTTGTGTTGGTGTTATGGGTTCTTTAGTCCTAACGCTCAAACGGACTTTTGGGGGATT contains:
- a CDS encoding superoxide dismutase, which codes for MKKFFKQPVMWFCTTILLVSTLFACQTQQAAELSETPLANPVQTSAPVVNTRPVAFVDRQLSTNPAELPPLPYAYNALEKAIDAETMKLHHDRHHATYVNNLNNALKKYPQLQNSSVEALLQDLNSIPEDIRTTVRNNGGGHLNHTIFWQIMSPDGGGEPTGEIAQEINQSFGSFDAFRKQFNEAGGDRFGSGWVWLVRNAQGQLQITSTLNQDNPISDGAYPIMGNDVWEHAYYLRYQNRRADYLNNWWNVVNWTEVNRRAQASRQNS
- the mgtE gene encoding magnesium transporter; translated protein: MAENPPSSFPQTRISRQELVDLVRSQLEALLQQENFQGAKALLVPVQPADIAQAIEYLPEKMQAIAFRLLSKQEAIEVYEYLDSSVQQSLIAEFKHQEVLDVIDKMSPDDRARLFDELPAKVVQRLLQQLSPTEREATALILGYKEATAGRIMTTEYLSVKEDLTVTQAIERIRALASTSEMIYYLYVTDRERRLTGTVSFRDLVIAQPEQRLGEIMTRDLVLVHTDTDQEEVAQTIQRYDLVALPVVDTEERLVGIVTVDDVLDVLEQETTEDIYKLGGLEAGGDSYFQTDVLTAARKRVVWLFVLLIANTGTTAVISSQEGVLEKVVALAAFIPLLIDAGGNVGAQSSTVVIRGLNLKEVGIKKALQVITRETITGVLLGLMLGIAVIFWAYFLEGNLQIAITVGTSLLAIVILAAISGSGLPFLFGAIGLDPALMSAPFITSVVDVLGVFIYLMLARAILQI
- a CDS encoding glucose 1-dehydrogenase — encoded protein: MKGLKGKNALITGGSSGIGQAIAIRLAQEGCNIAINYRKSPEGAEDTEEIAMQKACGDVNNCGVQSLLIQGDVSQEEDIVEMVNTVVDKWGSIDILINNAGVQTEGPSHEVKTEDFDRVIGVNLRGAYICARETIKQFLAQNRPGIIINISSVHEIIPRPMYVSYSISKGGMENMTKTLALEYANRGIRVNAIAPGATITPINEDWIDDPDKKAVVESHIPMGRAGTSAEMAAAVAFLASDEAAYITGQTLFIDGGLTLYADFREAWSA
- a CDS encoding sorbosone dehydrogenase family protein, which encodes MQLRNPLAKKLLFGMVLLGLSACNLPTTESADNSNQETQAAAPISQQTTANNQACTLVENGFGSPGKVNLRAEEVVTGLEVPWGIAFLPNRDMLVTERPGRVRLVRDGKLVSQPVATINVTESGEDGLLGIATHPNFAENRFFYVYYTADRNGSQVNRVERWRLSENGLSASPDRVIVDDIPVAQFHNGGRIRFGPDGMLYIGTGDARNPQISQDVNSLAGKILRVTPDGQVPQDNPFEKNPVYITGIRNTQGFDWRDQSTLWVTDHGPSGDLGRRGHDKLSLARAGDNLGWPTIYRCESGEGFVTPSIVWREALPPGGAAIYTGNAIPEWKGSLIIATLRSEHLQRVVFNPQSPQQVERHEVYLQGKYGRLREAIMGPDGELYVTTSNCDGRGNCPQQRDKILRITK
- a CDS encoding glycoside hydrolase 100 family protein — translated: MKTKHDLIAEAWTLIEKSIIYYRNRPIGTVAALEAGSDALNYDQCFVRDFVLSALAFLISGKPEIVRNFLIGTLHLQSHEPQMDSFKPGPGLMPASFKVVVKDGEEYLTADFGEHAIARVPPVDSCLWWIILLRAYVKATGDTALAHQSEFQQGIKLILEMCLAHRFAMYPTMLVPDGAFMIDRRMGVYEHPLEIQVLFYAALRAAKELLLPNDANLSCSNSVTQRLQPLTYHLREYYWIDLNRLNEIYRFKGDEFGQEIANRFNIYPESIPDWLTEWLPDNGGYLAGNLGPGRMDFRFFALGNLMAIITALASEAESQKIMNLIEYRWQDLIGYMPMKLCYPALEGRDWQIITGSDPKNMPWSYHNGGNWPVLLWLLTAAAHKTNRLDIAEKAIDIAEKRLRQDGWPEYYDGKNARLIGKQSRQYQAWTIAAFIVAKELMANPSHLELISFEME
- a CDS encoding ferric reductase-like transmembrane domain-containing protein, encoding MKNPIVIGASWIAAYIVIILFPLLILLLYPPTPSDERSFLLEFSAALGFIGLAMMAMQFALTARINRIEASYGVDLILQFHRYTSIVAFFFILAHPIILFINNPETLQLLNFLTAPWRARAAVIATLALMAIIITSIWRKQLNIPYEPWRIAHGTLAVIIVTFGLGHALGVANYLGLFWKAVIWSGIAIAALWLLVYVRLVKPYFMQKKPYLVEAVIPQRGNVWNLVLRPRGHAGINFQPGQFAWLTLEISPFRMREHPFSFASSAEHSDACGGSSQRIQFGIKALGDFTNTIKDVQPGTKAFLDGPYGVFTTDRYENTAGFVFIAGGIGITPIISMLFTLADRQDERPLLLIYASKTWEDITYREEIEDLKKQLDLTVIHVLKEPPEDWSGERGYIDQEILERYIPKRPATRNYFICAVPKMMDQVERALHELEVPVTHIHMEHYNLV